In Natronococcus occultus SP4, the following proteins share a genomic window:
- a CDS encoding HAD-IIA family hydrolase, with protein sequence MTYEAAILDVDGTIVRGERLLPGATDGLAAIDAAGCGRLLFSNNPTRGSDHYRSKLEPHGIEVDPERVLTSATVSAAHLASAHPDAAVYLVGDERLESILEDADVELTADPEAADVVLGSFDSDFSYGTLWESLQALQNGAVFYGTDPDTTIPVDDGLMPGSGAILAAMGAVGGREPDAILGKPSGVAAEAAIERLGADPKDVLVVGDRLDTDIALGERAGMETALVLTGITDEDTLASTSVEPDHVLDSLADVERLL encoded by the coding sequence ATGACATACGAGGCGGCGATCCTCGACGTCGACGGGACGATCGTCCGCGGGGAGCGACTCCTGCCGGGTGCGACCGACGGGCTGGCGGCCATCGACGCGGCGGGCTGTGGCCGGCTGCTGTTCTCGAACAACCCGACCCGGGGCAGCGACCACTACCGGTCGAAGCTCGAGCCCCACGGCATCGAGGTCGACCCTGAGCGAGTGCTTACCTCGGCGACGGTCTCGGCTGCCCATCTCGCCTCGGCCCACCCCGACGCGGCGGTGTACCTGGTCGGCGACGAACGCCTCGAGTCGATCCTCGAGGACGCCGACGTCGAGCTGACCGCCGACCCCGAGGCCGCCGACGTCGTGCTGGGCTCGTTCGACAGCGACTTCTCCTACGGCACGCTGTGGGAGTCGCTGCAGGCGCTACAGAACGGGGCCGTCTTCTACGGGACCGACCCGGATACGACGATCCCGGTCGACGACGGGCTGATGCCGGGTTCAGGGGCAATCCTCGCGGCGATGGGCGCCGTCGGCGGTCGCGAGCCCGACGCGATCCTGGGGAAACCCTCGGGCGTCGCGGCCGAGGCGGCGATCGAGCGGCTCGGCGCCGATCCCAAGGACGTCCTCGTCGTCGGCGACCGACTCGACACCGACATCGCGCTTGGCGAACGCGCCGGGATGGAGACCGCACTGGTGCTGACGGGGATCACCGACGAGGACACCCTCGCGTCGACAAGCGTCGAACCCGACCACGTCCTCGATTCGCTGGCCGACGTCGAGCGGCTGCTGTAG
- a CDS encoding HEWD family protein, giving the protein MNAQVRKPTTRVCEECERAERWDEDLGAWQLVLEDGDKQVGNPHCIHEWDITGTFNPISGHGEDA; this is encoded by the coding sequence ATGAACGCACAGGTACGAAAACCGACGACGCGGGTATGCGAGGAGTGCGAACGAGCAGAACGATGGGACGAGGATCTCGGTGCGTGGCAACTGGTTCTAGAGGACGGCGACAAACAGGTCGGTAACCCCCACTGTATCCACGAGTGGGATATCACCGGCACGTTCAACCCGATCTCGGGACACGGCGAGGACGCCTGA
- a CDS encoding 6-pyruvoyl trahydropterin synthase family protein, whose protein sequence is MYAVSVDRSLVAQHYLTVPDPGPEGEPHSHHFTVEATFRGPELNRFEYLVDIDAMTAAMDAVADRYRDRLLNDLPEFEDANPSAERFARAFGDRLLDELEPEGATELRVEIAEDDVARVAHERDL, encoded by the coding sequence ATGTACGCCGTCTCCGTCGACCGGTCGCTGGTCGCCCAGCACTACCTGACCGTCCCCGATCCGGGTCCGGAGGGAGAGCCCCACTCCCATCACTTTACTGTCGAGGCGACCTTCCGAGGCCCGGAGCTGAACCGCTTCGAGTACCTCGTCGACATCGACGCGATGACGGCCGCGATGGACGCCGTCGCCGACCGCTACCGGGACCGACTGCTCAACGACTTGCCCGAGTTCGAGGACGCAAACCCCAGCGCCGAGCGGTTCGCCCGTGCGTTCGGCGACCGGCTGCTCGACGAGCTCGAGCCCGAGGGCGCAACCGAACTCCGCGTCGAGATCGCCGAGGACGACGTCGCCCGCGTCGCCCACGAGCGGGACCTGTAG
- a CDS encoding class I SAM-dependent methyltransferase encodes MTDQRTFLAAKRTVDDRALNRRVLDRFTAALEARPAPVRIVEIGAGIGTMIARLAAWGRLPDEVTYRAVDTDAKSVRAARERVPDWLEDAGYAVDRLDDGRAETTLVARSDGRRLEVKLEVADGFAIADDADAVIASAVLDIVALDRALPAIEELLASDGLLYAPLTFDGKTAFAPRDPADDGIERGYHRHMDTVRSAGGSRVGSELLWRLPESGWSVLEDGGSDWIVRPRDEEYPGAERLFLESLLETIDGALAELAGDEPESEFGELESAERRRWLRRRRNELEREELVFVAHNIDVLARPD; translated from the coding sequence GTGACCGACCAGCGGACCTTCCTCGCCGCGAAACGCACCGTCGACGACCGGGCGCTGAACCGACGAGTCCTCGACCGGTTCACCGCGGCGCTCGAGGCGCGCCCGGCCCCCGTCCGGATCGTCGAGATCGGCGCCGGAATCGGGACGATGATCGCCCGGCTGGCGGCGTGGGGTCGGCTGCCGGACGAGGTCACCTACCGCGCGGTCGATACGGACGCCAAGAGCGTTCGGGCGGCTCGCGAGCGCGTCCCCGACTGGCTCGAGGACGCAGGTTATGCAGTCGACCGACTCGACGACGGGCGAGCGGAGACGACGCTGGTGGCCCGTTCAGACGGCCGACGGCTCGAGGTCAAACTCGAGGTCGCCGACGGGTTCGCCATCGCGGACGACGCCGACGCCGTGATCGCGTCGGCCGTCCTCGATATCGTCGCGCTTGACCGGGCGTTGCCGGCGATCGAGGAGCTGCTCGCGTCCGACGGCCTGCTGTACGCGCCGCTCACGTTCGACGGGAAAACGGCGTTCGCGCCACGAGACCCGGCTGATGACGGGATCGAGCGCGGCTACCACCGCCACATGGACACGGTGCGGTCGGCTGGCGGCAGTCGCGTCGGCAGCGAGCTGCTGTGGCGGCTTCCCGAGTCGGGCTGGTCCGTGCTCGAGGACGGCGGCTCGGACTGGATCGTCCGACCGCGCGACGAGGAGTATCCGGGGGCGGAACGGCTCTTTCTCGAAAGCCTGCTCGAGACGATCGACGGCGCGCTCGCCGAGCTCGCGGGCGACGAACCCGAATCCGAGTTCGGCGAACTCGAGTCCGCCGAGCGACGGCGGTGGCTCCGGCGTCGACGGAACGAACTCGAGCGCGAGGAGCTGGTCTTCGTCGCCCACAATATCGACGTCCTCGCCCGGCCCGATTGA
- a CDS encoding glycosyltransferase family 4 protein produces MEVGLVVPDDLETTSGGYRYDRRLVAELRARGDDVEVIALSAIPDGAVRANLDRPFDVLLQDELCYDSLAAPNDVLGAPERVVALVHNLQSDDPSLANRDRARVRQRERRYLETVDAAVCTSGHTRDRVCELVDLPATVAHPAGRHETPPIDRATVADRARTGELRIAFVGSLVPRKGLDALIEALAAMDRDWQLTVVGREADPEYAAAVREQAAALGIDDRIAFEGRVPDGVLESVYERSHVLAVPSRYEAFGMVYLEAMEYGVVPVAGRNGGAGEFVADGENGFLADPGTPAHVAELLDELAADRERLAALGERARETAAAHPWWDDAAKAVRSFLLNVLEDGAETPAPFDRGGTDA; encoded by the coding sequence ATGGAGGTCGGACTCGTCGTTCCCGACGACCTCGAGACGACCTCGGGGGGATACCGGTACGATCGACGGCTCGTCGCCGAGCTCCGGGCCCGGGGAGACGACGTCGAGGTGATCGCTCTCTCGGCGATTCCCGACGGCGCCGTCCGCGCCAACCTCGACCGTCCGTTCGACGTCCTGCTGCAGGACGAGCTCTGTTACGACAGCCTCGCGGCCCCCAACGACGTCCTTGGGGCGCCCGAGCGCGTCGTCGCGCTCGTTCACAACCTCCAGTCCGACGATCCCTCGCTCGCGAACCGGGATCGAGCGCGGGTCCGCCAGCGCGAGCGTCGCTACCTCGAGACCGTCGACGCGGCCGTCTGTACGAGCGGGCACACCCGCGACCGGGTCTGCGAGCTGGTCGACCTGCCGGCGACGGTCGCACACCCCGCGGGTCGCCACGAGACGCCGCCGATCGATCGGGCGACGGTCGCCGACCGCGCCCGGACGGGCGAGCTCCGGATCGCGTTCGTCGGCAGCCTCGTCCCCCGGAAGGGACTCGACGCGCTGATCGAGGCACTCGCCGCGATGGATCGCGACTGGCAGCTAACGGTCGTCGGCCGCGAGGCCGACCCCGAGTACGCGGCCGCCGTGCGTGAGCAGGCCGCGGCGCTCGGGATCGACGATCGGATCGCGTTCGAGGGGCGAGTTCCGGACGGCGTCCTCGAGTCCGTCTACGAGCGTTCCCACGTGCTGGCGGTCCCCTCCAGATACGAGGCGTTCGGGATGGTCTACCTCGAGGCGATGGAGTACGGCGTCGTCCCGGTCGCAGGCCGGAACGGGGGAGCAGGGGAGTTCGTCGCCGACGGCGAGAACGGGTTTCTCGCCGATCCGGGCACCCCGGCGCACGTTGCGGAGCTACTCGACGAGCTCGCGGCCGACCGGGAGCGGCTCGCGGCGCTCGGCGAGCGAGCCCGTGAGACCGCGGCGGCCCACCCCTGGTGGGACGACGCGGCGAAAGCGGTTCGGTCGTTCCTGCTGAACGTCCTCGAGGACGGAGCCGAGACGCCCGCTCCTTTCGACCGCGGAGGGACCGACGCGTGA
- a CDS encoding phosphoenolpyruvate carboxykinase (ATP) has protein sequence MSETGAEPRPPSRALPDPATASNVRYDPSLEELRELAEHEETTTEFGSPSYVSDVRSRSSDRTKNAVDHGFGERDYEFVDTAIEAAGSDELLCVDRLMGRHPEATFCCRLYVPVEHARIALAWASLFEPSDGREPDLQTVQLPDHDETAIRILPEDGFTAVLGSDYTGEAKKSFLRLFMYRLKQQGGLGLHAGSKRVRVRDADGDLRDVGQLFMGLSATGKSTLTAHGCWLDGEEGATMLQDDVCGLLPDGTVPGSEGKGLFIKTIGLGEDEQPALYEAATDESAILENVAVDDDGTVDFDEARYTSNARAIVQRDELSSAADEIDLDRVDQVFFITRNPLMPPVSKLSTAQAAAAFMLGESIETSAGDPSRAGESIRVVGTNPFIVGPEGEEGNVFRDLIDELDVDCYLLNTGYLGDDAKDIGVTESVTILTETARGTVEWTDDDATGLTIPESVPGIDIEDYYVPDYVDDYETAIAELRRERRDYLAQFDELREEILEAVY, from the coding sequence ATGTCCGAAACCGGGGCGGAGCCGCGTCCGCCGAGCCGAGCGCTTCCCGATCCAGCGACCGCATCGAACGTCCGGTACGATCCGTCGCTCGAGGAGCTGCGCGAGCTCGCCGAACACGAGGAGACGACGACGGAGTTTGGCTCCCCGTCGTACGTCAGTGACGTTCGCTCGCGGAGCTCAGATCGAACGAAAAACGCCGTCGACCACGGGTTCGGCGAGCGCGATTACGAGTTCGTCGACACCGCGATCGAGGCTGCCGGAAGCGACGAGCTGCTCTGTGTGGACCGACTGATGGGGCGCCACCCCGAGGCAACGTTCTGCTGTCGGCTCTACGTCCCCGTCGAACACGCCCGGATCGCGCTCGCCTGGGCGAGCCTGTTCGAGCCCAGCGACGGCCGCGAGCCCGACCTCCAGACCGTACAGCTCCCCGACCACGACGAGACCGCGATCCGAATCCTCCCCGAGGACGGGTTTACTGCGGTACTTGGCAGCGACTACACCGGCGAAGCCAAGAAATCGTTCCTCCGACTGTTCATGTACCGGCTCAAACAGCAGGGTGGGCTCGGTCTCCACGCCGGGAGCAAACGGGTCCGCGTCCGCGACGCCGACGGCGACCTGCGCGACGTCGGCCAGCTCTTTATGGGACTGTCGGCAACGGGCAAGTCGACGCTGACCGCCCACGGCTGCTGGCTCGACGGCGAGGAGGGCGCGACCATGCTCCAGGACGACGTCTGCGGACTGTTACCCGACGGGACGGTACCCGGTAGCGAGGGGAAGGGGCTGTTCATCAAGACGATCGGACTCGGCGAGGACGAACAGCCCGCCCTCTACGAGGCCGCGACCGACGAGTCGGCGATCCTCGAGAACGTCGCCGTCGACGACGACGGAACGGTCGATTTCGACGAGGCCCGATACACGTCCAACGCGCGTGCGATCGTTCAGCGCGACGAGCTCTCGAGCGCGGCCGACGAGATCGACCTCGACCGGGTCGATCAGGTGTTTTTCATCACGCGGAACCCGCTGATGCCGCCCGTCTCGAAGCTCTCGACCGCACAGGCCGCCGCGGCGTTCATGCTCGGCGAGTCGATCGAAACCAGCGCCGGCGACCCCTCGCGGGCCGGCGAGTCGATCCGTGTCGTCGGGACGAACCCCTTCATCGTCGGTCCCGAGGGCGAGGAGGGGAACGTCTTCCGCGATCTCATCGACGAACTCGACGTCGACTGCTACCTGCTCAACACGGGGTATCTCGGCGACGACGCGAAGGACATCGGCGTCACCGAGTCGGTAACGATCCTTACCGAGACCGCCCGCGGTACCGTCGAGTGGACCGACGACGACGCGACCGGGCTGACGATTCCTGAATCGGTCCCCGGAATCGATATCGAGGACTACTACGTCCCGGACTACGTCGACGACTACGAGACAGCCATCGCGGAGCTGCGCCGCGAGCGCCGTGACTACCTCGCGCAGTTCGACGAGCTTCGCGAGGAGATCCTCGAAGCGGTCTACTGA
- a CDS encoding acyl-CoA thioesterase — protein MTDLLETLIENREMVQPNHANMLEVAHGGNVMKWMDEIGAMSAMRFSGETCVTARVNRMNFKRPIPVGDTAYITAYVYDAGTSSVKVRLLTEREDLRTREREKTTESYFVYVAIDEENQPTTVPELTVDTDEGERLRQAALEGENG, from the coding sequence ATGACCGATCTACTCGAGACGCTGATCGAGAACCGCGAGATGGTCCAGCCGAACCACGCGAACATGCTCGAGGTCGCCCACGGCGGGAACGTGATGAAGTGGATGGACGAGATCGGCGCGATGTCGGCGATGCGTTTCTCGGGCGAGACCTGCGTCACGGCCCGCGTCAACCGGATGAACTTCAAGCGACCGATCCCGGTCGGCGACACCGCCTACATCACGGCCTACGTCTACGACGCCGGGACCTCGAGCGTGAAGGTTCGCCTGCTCACCGAGCGCGAGGACCTCCGCACCCGGGAGCGCGAGAAGACCACCGAATCGTACTTCGTCTACGTCGCGATCGACGAGGAGAACCAACCGACGACCGTGCCGGAGCTGACCGTCGACACCGACGAGGGCGAACGGCTCCGACAGGCGGCTCTCGAGGGTGAAAACGGCTGA
- a CDS encoding class I SAM-dependent methyltransferase — protein sequence MGFHTFPMERADALDDPSRYRFCSREELLEMLAPTAEDVVADLGSGTGFYTDDVAPFAGTVYAVDVQSAMHDRYREAGAPENVEFVTSEVSALPFADDELDGAFSTMTHHEYASPPDAATPGDAIAELARVLRPNGRLVTVDWSADGNGEDGPDLAERYSLEDAVAQLEAGGFTVESARDRPETFALVAVR from the coding sequence ATGGGCTTTCATACGTTTCCGATGGAGCGGGCCGACGCGCTCGACGATCCATCACGGTACCGGTTCTGTTCCAGGGAGGAGCTGCTCGAGATGCTCGCGCCGACCGCCGAGGACGTCGTCGCCGACCTGGGATCGGGAACCGGCTTTTACACCGACGACGTCGCGCCGTTTGCAGGGACGGTGTACGCGGTCGACGTCCAGTCGGCGATGCACGACCGGTACCGGGAGGCAGGTGCGCCAGAAAACGTCGAGTTCGTCACGAGCGAGGTGTCCGCGCTGCCGTTCGCCGACGATGAGCTCGACGGGGCGTTCTCGACGATGACCCACCACGAGTACGCGAGCCCGCCCGACGCCGCGACTCCCGGCGACGCGATCGCCGAGCTCGCCCGGGTACTTCGGCCCAACGGTCGGCTCGTCACCGTCGACTGGTCGGCAGACGGAAACGGCGAGGACGGCCCCGACCTCGCGGAGCGGTACTCGCTCGAGGACGCCGTCGCCCAGCTCGAGGCCGGGGGGTTCACGGTCGAGAGCGCTCGCGACCGGCCCGAGACGTTCGCGCTGGTCGCGGTGCGGTAA
- a CDS encoding 50S ribosomal protein L11: MAGTIEVLVPGGQANPGPPLGPELGPTPVDVQAVVQEINDQTEAFDGTEVPVTVDYDDDGSFEIDVGVPPTAALIKDEAGFETGSGEPQEDFVADLSIDQVKTIAEQKHPDLLAYDTRNAAKEVVGTCASMGVTIEGEDAREFKEKVDDGEYDDALLA, from the coding sequence ATGGCTGGAACCATCGAAGTGCTCGTTCCGGGTGGCCAGGCCAACCCTGGCCCACCGCTCGGTCCCGAGCTCGGACCGACCCCCGTCGACGTGCAGGCGGTCGTACAGGAGATCAACGACCAGACCGAAGCGTTCGACGGCACCGAAGTGCCCGTCACCGTCGACTACGACGACGACGGCTCCTTCGAGATCGACGTCGGCGTCCCGCCGACGGCCGCCCTGATCAAGGACGAGGCCGGCTTCGAGACCGGCAGCGGCGAGCCCCAGGAGGACTTCGTCGCCGACCTCTCGATCGATCAGGTCAAGACGATCGCCGAGCAGAAACACCCCGACCTGCTCGCCTACGACACGCGAAACGCCGCGAAGGAAGTCGTCGGCACCTGCGCCTCGATGGGCGTCACCATCGAGGGCGAGGACGCCCGCGAGTTCAAGGAGAAGGTCGACGACGGCGAGTACGACGACGCGCTGCTGGCGTAA
- the cutA gene encoding divalent-cation tolerance protein CutA, whose protein sequence is MPTVYITAPPEDAPSIAETLLEERLAACVNELSATSTYRWEGEVHRDEEAVLLAKTTDDAYDELVDRVRELHPYDVPCIERFDEADVLESFADWRADSVE, encoded by the coding sequence ATGCCGACCGTCTACATTACCGCGCCACCAGAGGACGCGCCGTCGATCGCCGAGACGCTGCTCGAGGAGCGACTGGCCGCCTGCGTCAACGAGCTGTCGGCGACCTCGACCTACCGGTGGGAAGGCGAGGTCCACCGCGACGAGGAGGCGGTGTTGCTCGCCAAGACGACCGACGACGCCTACGACGAGCTCGTCGACCGGGTTCGGGAGCTCCATCCCTACGACGTCCCCTGTATCGAGCGGTTCGACGAGGCCGACGTCCTCGAGTCGTTCGCCGACTGGCGCGCCGACAGCGTCGAGTGA
- a CDS encoding cupin domain-containing protein: MYSIANLQNVDTRELDGEAPTLLQTAAELESERMRPTVWHYKKGEENAYHRQDQQEELYVVLEGTVDVTIERDDQRDVVELTAEDVLLVPPESWRQLRAVEESRVLVVGAPNVADDGILEE; this comes from the coding sequence ATGTATTCGATTGCTAACCTCCAGAACGTCGACACACGCGAACTCGACGGTGAGGCGCCGACACTGCTCCAGACCGCAGCGGAGCTGGAGTCCGAACGGATGCGTCCGACCGTCTGGCACTACAAGAAAGGCGAGGAAAACGCCTACCACCGCCAGGACCAACAGGAAGAGCTGTACGTCGTCCTCGAGGGAACCGTCGACGTGACGATCGAACGCGACGACCAGCGCGACGTCGTCGAGCTCACCGCCGAGGACGTCCTGCTCGTGCCGCCCGAGTCGTGGCGCCAGCTCAGAGCCGTCGAGGAGAGCCGCGTCCTCGTCGTCGGCGCGCCGAACGTCGCGGACGACGGGATCCTCGAGGAGTAA
- a CDS encoding rubrerythrin-like domain-containing protein — protein MIVDPYTPDEPRYECANCGYRGGPGSGELCPDCAGQLRNIAVPRE, from the coding sequence ATGATCGTGGATCCGTACACCCCGGACGAACCGCGCTACGAGTGTGCCAACTGCGGCTACAGGGGCGGTCCCGGCTCGGGTGAGCTGTGTCCCGACTGCGCCGGCCAGCTCAGGAATATCGCCGTCCCCCGAGAGTAG
- a CDS encoding small multi-drug export protein, translating into MSVTPLLVDVGTVLEETTGLVRYALVFLFAAIPVIEILVVIPVAVGLGLNPVTTAVVAFAGNVGSVYALIVSYRRLLEWWRGYAGDDEPSDRYARARRLWDRYGLPGVSIAGPVMAGVHVAALVALLAGSRGRLVAGWMTLGIAVWTVLLTVASVAGVSLLGIA; encoded by the coding sequence ATGTCCGTCACACCGCTGCTCGTCGACGTCGGTACCGTCCTCGAGGAAACTACGGGTCTCGTCCGGTACGCGCTCGTGTTCCTGTTCGCGGCGATCCCGGTAATCGAGATCCTCGTCGTCATCCCGGTCGCGGTGGGGCTCGGACTGAACCCGGTGACGACCGCCGTCGTCGCGTTCGCGGGCAACGTCGGCTCGGTGTACGCACTAATCGTGAGCTACCGGCGGCTGCTGGAGTGGTGGCGAGGATACGCCGGGGACGACGAACCAAGCGATCGCTACGCCCGGGCACGCCGGCTCTGGGATCGGTACGGGCTGCCGGGCGTCTCCATCGCGGGTCCAGTGATGGCCGGCGTCCACGTCGCCGCCCTCGTGGCCCTGCTCGCGGGCAGTCGCGGACGGCTCGTCGCGGGCTGGATGACCCTCGGGATCGCGGTCTGGACGGTTCTGCTGACGGTCGCCTCGGTCGCGGGCGTTTCGCTGCTCGGGATCGCCTGA
- a CDS encoding DUF7344 domain-containing protein, with translation MVALKTVFELLENERRRYALYYLYERDGPVPIEDVVETVERWETDGDGRVLDDGSFEEIALELQHRHLPRSAEVEFVQYDPSQNVVQINGSPPEFDAFVTIAKLLESPDD, from the coding sequence ATGGTTGCGCTGAAGACAGTCTTCGAGCTCCTCGAGAACGAGCGCCGCAGGTACGCCCTCTACTACCTCTACGAGCGGGACGGTCCGGTCCCCATCGAGGACGTCGTCGAGACGGTCGAACGGTGGGAGACGGACGGTGACGGACGCGTTCTGGACGACGGCTCCTTCGAGGAGATCGCCCTGGAGCTCCAACACCGCCATCTGCCACGCTCGGCCGAAGTCGAGTTCGTCCAGTACGATCCGAGCCAGAACGTCGTCCAGATCAACGGTTCGCCCCCCGAGTTCGACGCGTTCGTCACGATCGCGAAGCTCCTCGAGAGCCCGGACGATTGA